The following proteins come from a genomic window of Lycium ferocissimum isolate CSIRO_LF1 chromosome 4, AGI_CSIRO_Lferr_CH_V1, whole genome shotgun sequence:
- the LOC132053249 gene encoding uncharacterized protein LOC132053249, translating into MAGVLETIAVPRASVFTSARADSLVSGCRSNVSFSQFKGLKVQLSQSKVSFSSRSCSVRRGGRIVCEAQETAVTAGAVTDKTWKSLVIESDLPVLVEFWAPWCGPCRMIHPIINELAQEYAGKFKFFQLNTDESPSTASEYGIRSIPTVMIFKGGEKKDAVIGAVPKATLATSIEKFL; encoded by the exons ATGGCTGGTGTGTTGGAAACCATTGCAGTTCCACGCGCCTCCGTTTTCACGTCGGCGCGTGCTGATTCTTTGGTCTCTGGTTGTCGGTCCAACGTAAGTTTTTCTCAGTTCAAAGGACTTAAGGTGCAGCTTAGTCAGTCAAAGGTTTCTTTCAGTTCACGTTCATGTTCTGTTCGACGTGGTGGAAGAATTGTATGTGAAGCTCAGGAAACTGCTGTTACAG CTGGTGCTGTTACTGATAAGACATGGAAGTCACTTGTAATCGAGTCTGATTTACCTGTCTTGGTTGAATTTTGGGCTCCATGGTGTGGTCCATGCCGAATGATCCACCCCATCATTAACGAGCTAGCTCAAGAATATGCCGGCAAGTTTAAATTCTTCCAGCTGAATACAGATGAAAGCCCCTCCACTGCAAGCGAATACGGGATCCGAAGTATCCCAACCGTCATGATTTTCAAGGGCGGAGAGAAGAAAGACGCGGTGATTGGCGCAGTTCCCAAAGCAACTTTGGCAACCAGCATTGAAAAGTTCTTGTAG